AGATCGGGTCGCGCCGCATGGTCATGGCGCTGATGGTGAAGACCGGGAACTGCTCGACGCTGTTGTAGTAGCCGGTGTGGTCGCCGTAGGGCCCCTCGTCGCGATAGTCGTCGAGGCTGACATGGCCCTCGATCACGATCTCCGCTTCCGACGGCACCTTCAGCGGCACGGTCTTGCAGTTGACCAGGTCGACCTTGCGCCCGCGCAGCAGGCCGGCGAACTGGTACTCCGACAGCGTGTCGGGCACCGGCGTCACGGCGGCGAGGATGGTGCCGGGGTCGGCGCCGATCACCACCGCCGCCGGCAGGGGCTCGCGCTTGCCCGCCTTCTGCCAGCGCTGATGGTGCTGCGCGCCGCCGCGATGCTTGAGCCAGCGCATCAGAGTCTGGTTACGGTTCAGCACTTGCATGCGATAGATGCCGAGGTTGAAGCTGTCCTGGCGGTCGCCCTTCGGGTTCGGGCCCTGCGTCACCACCAGCGGCCAGGTGATCAAGGGCGCCGGCTCGCCCGGCCAGCAGGTCTGCACCGGCAGGCGTGAGAGGTCGATGTCGTCGCCCTTGAGCACGATGTCCTGGCACGGCGCGCTGCCGCCCAGGATGCCTTCACCGATGGTGCGCGGCTTCATCGCCATCACGGTGCGCAGGAGCGGCAGCATGTCGAGCGCCTCGCGCCAGCCGCCCGGCGGCTCGGGCTGGCGCAGGAAGGCCAAGGTCTCGCCGACCTCGCGCAATTGGTGCGGCTCGCGATCCATGCCCCAGGCGACGCGCTCGACCGTGCCGAAGAGGTTGACGAGGACCGGCATGTCGTAGCGCGAGCCGTCGTCGCGCACGGCGTTCTCGAACAGCACCGCCGGGCCCTTGCGCGCCAGCAGGCGGCGATGGATCTCGGTCATCTCCAGCTTCGGCGACACCGGCGCCTTGACGCGCACCAGCCGGCCCTCGCGCTCGAGGCGGGCGATGAAGTCGCGAAGCGAGGCGTAGGGCATGGTCGGGTCCGGCCGCTGTGTCGGGCTCGTTATAGCCGAGTGGTTTGCCGAGGGCTCAGGGAACCTCACACCGCCCCGGCGGTTCTAACCCATCGGCGAGGCGGGTTCTCCGCCGTCGCCCCGACCCGGCCACGGACGGAATCCCATGTCGAGCGAGGACCTGCACGCGCCGCGCGAGCGGCTGAGCCCCAAGACCCTGGCGATGCACCAGGCGATCGTGTCGCTGATGGAGGAGCTCGAGGCCGCCGACTGGTATCGCCAACGCGCCGACGACTGCGACGATGCGGCGCTGAAGGCCATTCTGCTGCACAACATGCGCGAGGAGATCGAGCACGCGGCCATGGCGCTGGAGTGGCTGCGCCGCAACGACGCCGACTTCGACAGGCAGCTCAGGACCTACCTGTTTTCCGAGGGCGACATCACCCGGATCGAAGAGAAGGACGAGAAGAGGGGGTAATCACGGTGGTATAGTGCCCCGGCGCCACGTCACGGGGATTGTCTATGCCGGTCCTGCTCGGCCTCATGTACGCGCTGAACATCGCCTGCATCGTCCATTCGATCCGCTCCGGACGGGCCAACTACTGGATCTACATCCTCGTGCTGGTGCCGGGCGTCGGCTCGCTCTGCTACCTCTTCATGGAGCTCCTGCCCTCGGCCCGCGGCACGCGCACGGGACGGACGGTGGAAGTCGGCCTGCGCCGTGCCATGGATCCCGATCGGGCGCTGCGCGAGCGCCAACTCGAATGGGATCGCACCGGGACGGCCAAGGCCGGCATGGAGCTGGCCGAGGAACAGGCGGCGCGCGGCAACCACGCGGCGGCGCGTCTGCTCTACGCGCAGATCATGACCGGGATGTACGAGTTCGATCCGGCGATGCTGATCGGTCGCGCCCGGGCGGAGTTCGCGGCCGGCGACTTCGCCGCGGCGCGCCGCTCGCTCGAGCTGGTGCAGCAGCACAATCCCGGCCATGTATCGCGCACGGGCCATCTGCTGTACGCCCGCGCGCTCGAGGCGCTGGGCGAGATCGGCAAGGCGACCGAGGAATACGAGGCGCTGGTGCCGATCTACCCGGGCCCCGAGGCCAAGGCGCGTTTCGCGTTGATGCTGGAGGCCAACGGCCAGGCGAGCCGTGCGCGGACGCTGTTCGCCGAGCTGGTGCGCACGCAGGACCAGTGGCGGCAGAGCCTGCTGCCGGAGGACCGCGAGTGGTTCGACCTGGCGCGGCGCAAGGTGGGCCAGTAGCTGTCATCCCGAGCGCAGCGAGGAATCCATGGCCGGCCTGGATCACTCGCTGCGCTCGGGATGACAGCGAGGCTATGTTGCGGTTCCGGACTAGGACGAGGGCATGAAACGCTACTGGGTCGTCGGCGGCGAGTACGTCGATACGAGCTTCACCACGC
The window above is part of the Alphaproteobacteria bacterium genome. Proteins encoded here:
- a CDS encoding UbiD family decarboxylase, with the translated sequence MPYASLRDFIARLEREGRLVRVKAPVSPKLEMTEIHRRLLARKGPAVLFENAVRDDGSRYDMPVLVNLFGTVERVAWGMDREPHQLREVGETLAFLRQPEPPGGWREALDMLPLLRTVMAMKPRTIGEGILGGSAPCQDIVLKGDDIDLSRLPVQTCWPGEPAPLITWPLVVTQGPNPKGDRQDSFNLGIYRMQVLNRNQTLMRWLKHRGGAQHHQRWQKAGKREPLPAAVVIGADPGTILAAVTPVPDTLSEYQFAGLLRGRKVDLVNCKTVPLKVPSEAEIVIEGHVSLDDYRDEGPYGDHTGYYNSVEQFPVFTISAMTMRRDPIYLSTFTGRPPDEPSVLGEALNEVFIPLLRQQFPEIVDFWLPPEGCSYRIAVVSMKKAYAGHAKRVMMGTWSYLRQFMYTKWVIVVDDDIDARDWKDVMWAISTRMDPARDITTVESTPIDYLDFASPVSGLGSKIGLDATNKWPGETNREWGTKIAMEESTIRRIDNLWETLNLTP
- a CDS encoding ferritin encodes the protein MSSEDLHAPRERLSPKTLAMHQAIVSLMEELEAADWYRQRADDCDDAALKAILLHNMREEIEHAAMALEWLRRNDADFDRQLRTYLFSEGDITRIEEKDEKRG